From Planifilum fimeticola, one genomic window encodes:
- a CDS encoding DsbA family protein produces the protein MSKKKKKNSQKMALKKKAKARERRIRTLTLWTVIILILVGGLYFLTSVLSDQQAKPVDEKIFAYERQPVIGNPDAPVRIVEFGDYKCPVCKRFTEEIFPQLKRDFLDTGKAGMYFIDKPFIGEDSVTASMAAEAVHRQKPEAFWTFYKVVYAHQGLETDQWATVPFLVELAKKEVPDIDHARMERELNDQVYRKEVEADRKIAAELGVDSVPTLFINGKRVDQDTVFDYPSLKKQIEEELKGSR, from the coding sequence ATGTCCAAAAAGAAAAAAAAGAACAGCCAAAAGATGGCATTGAAAAAAAAGGCCAAGGCGAGGGAGCGAAGGATCCGGACCCTGACCCTGTGGACGGTGATCATTTTGATTCTGGTCGGCGGATTGTATTTCTTGACATCCGTCCTTTCCGATCAGCAGGCGAAGCCGGTGGATGAAAAGATCTTCGCCTATGAAAGACAACCCGTGATCGGAAATCCGGACGCTCCGGTCAGAATCGTGGAATTCGGGGACTACAAGTGCCCGGTATGCAAGCGGTTTACAGAGGAAATCTTTCCCCAGCTGAAGCGGGATTTTCTGGATACGGGCAAGGCGGGCATGTATTTTATCGACAAACCGTTTATCGGTGAGGATTCGGTGACGGCCAGCATGGCCGCAGAGGCGGTTCACCGGCAGAAACCGGAGGCCTTCTGGACTTTTTACAAGGTGGTTTACGCCCATCAGGGATTGGAGACCGACCAGTGGGCCACGGTCCCGTTTCTCGTGGAGCTGGCCAAAAAAGAAGTGCCGGATATCGACCACGCCCGGATGGAGCGGGAGCTGAACGACCAGGTCTACAGGAAAGAGGTGGAGGCGGACCGGAAGATCGCCGCGGAATTGGGAGTCGATTCGGTTCCCACTCTCTTCATCAACGGGAAGCGGGTGGATCAGGATACCGTGTTCGATTATCCCTCCCTGAAGAAGCAGATTGAAGAAGAGCTGAAGGGAAGCAGGTAG
- a CDS encoding phosphatidate cytidylyltransferase — translation MKQRIITGGLGAAGFLFVLWLGGKWYAGLIALLATVGYAEFCRMGRIPWLSRWSVPGFLMVWSILFAGMTHEGTAASSFGLDVVLTGLVIFFLLMVISRNRTDIFRTAYLFSGALYIGFGFSYMIQMRWMTDGLLWSLFVLGVIWAGDTGAYFVGRKFGKRKLCPEISPNKTVEGSAGGLILSVIAGLSIASAIPALDWQSSLVLALLIAVAGQLGDLVESAIKRTTGVKDSGGLLPGHGGVLDRFDSLLFALLVIHLFRVV, via the coding sequence ATGAAGCAGCGAATCATCACTGGGGGGTTGGGGGCCGCCGGTTTTCTGTTCGTGTTGTGGCTGGGTGGCAAATGGTACGCAGGATTGATCGCCCTCCTGGCAACGGTGGGCTATGCGGAATTTTGCCGAATGGGGAGGATTCCATGGCTGAGCCGGTGGTCCGTCCCCGGCTTTCTGATGGTATGGAGCATCCTGTTTGCCGGCATGACACACGAGGGAACGGCCGCCTCCTCCTTCGGGCTCGACGTCGTTCTCACCGGTTTGGTTATTTTTTTCCTTCTGATGGTCATCAGCCGCAATCGCACGGATATTTTTCGGACGGCCTATCTTTTTTCCGGCGCCTTATACATAGGTTTCGGCTTTTCTTACATGATACAGATGAGGTGGATGACGGACGGGTTGCTTTGGTCCCTGTTTGTTCTCGGTGTGATTTGGGCGGGGGATACCGGAGCCTACTTTGTGGGACGGAAATTCGGGAAGAGAAAACTGTGTCCGGAGATCAGCCCGAACAAAACGGTGGAGGGTTCCGCGGGCGGCTTGATTTTGTCGGTGATCGCCGGGCTTTCCATCGCGTCGGCCATCCCGGCGCTGGACTGGCAGTCCTCCTTGGTGCTCGCACTGCTTATCGCCGTGGCCGGTCAGCTGGGAGACCTGGTTGAATCGGCGATCAAGCGGACCACCGGTGTAAAGGATTCCGGAGGTTTGCTCCCCGGACACGGCGGCGTGCTGGACCGGTTCGACAGTTTGTTGTTCGCGCTTTTGGTCATCCATCTCTTTCGGGTTGTATAG
- the rseP gene encoding RIP metalloprotease RseP, which yields MLTIVAFILVLSVLVFIHELGHFLFAKRAGILVREFAIGFGPKLFSIFRGETLYSIRALPLGGFVRMAGEDPETVEIPTGSRVTAEQEEKGRLIRIYLGDVPAKGKVVTGKVLEMDLEKELFLVLEDEEGRQTRFSVHPQAVIQRDEKNVLQIAPQDRQFGSKTIGQRASTILAGPVFNIILSIILFAILTMMTGVETKVSIYKVNPGSPAERAGLKAGDEIVSIDGEPIRNTEAVSMNIQKSKGEPLTFEVRRAGSTFELEVDPEWNEQNKMYWIDVQLQPHMRKATLSEAVASGFKDTYLWTVRIFDGFGQLITGQIGIESLGGPVQIASITGQAAEAGSIPLIRWTALLSLYLGVFNLLPIPALDGSRLAFIAFEAVRGRPVDPNKESLVHFVGFALLMMLMLVVTYNDIMRVFYSG from the coding sequence ATGCTGACCATCGTGGCGTTCATTCTGGTGTTGAGCGTGCTCGTTTTCATCCACGAGCTGGGCCACTTTCTATTCGCCAAGCGGGCGGGCATTTTGGTTCGGGAGTTTGCCATCGGCTTCGGGCCGAAACTGTTTTCGATCTTTAGGGGGGAAACCCTGTATTCGATCCGGGCGCTCCCCCTGGGCGGGTTCGTCCGGATGGCAGGGGAGGATCCCGAAACGGTGGAGATCCCCACCGGGTCAAGGGTGACCGCTGAGCAGGAAGAAAAGGGCCGGCTGATCCGGATTTACCTCGGAGACGTTCCCGCAAAGGGCAAAGTCGTCACCGGCAAAGTGTTGGAAATGGATCTGGAAAAGGAGCTGTTCCTCGTCCTGGAGGATGAGGAGGGGAGGCAGACGCGCTTTTCCGTCCATCCCCAGGCGGTCATCCAGCGGGATGAGAAAAATGTTCTGCAAATCGCCCCCCAGGATCGGCAGTTCGGATCGAAGACCATCGGCCAACGGGCATCGACGATCCTGGCCGGACCGGTATTCAACATCATCCTGAGCATCATCCTGTTTGCGATTTTGACGATGATGACCGGGGTGGAAACCAAAGTTTCGATCTACAAGGTCAATCCGGGCTCTCCGGCGGAACGGGCGGGCCTGAAAGCCGGCGACGAGATCGTTTCGATCGACGGGGAACCGATCCGAAATACCGAAGCCGTTTCCATGAACATTCAAAAGTCCAAGGGGGAACCGTTGACCTTTGAGGTGCGACGGGCCGGATCCACTTTCGAGCTCGAGGTGGATCCGGAGTGGAACGAGCAGAACAAGATGTACTGGATCGATGTGCAGCTTCAACCCCACATGCGGAAAGCCACTCTTTCGGAGGCCGTTGCGAGCGGCTTTAAGGACACGTATCTGTGGACGGTGCGGATTTTTGACGGATTCGGCCAGTTGATCACCGGACAGATCGGCATCGAAAGCCTCGGCGGACCGGTGCAGATCGCCTCGATTACCGGACAGGCGGCAGAGGCGGGCTCCATTCCCCTGATCCGCTGGACGGCATTGTTGAGCCTCTATTTGGGGGTGTTCAATCTGTTGCCGATCCCGGCCCTGGATGGAAGCCGGTTGGCCTTCATCGCTTTCGAGGCGGTTCGCGGACGGCCGGTGGATCCCAACAAGGAAAGCCTGGTCCACTTTGTGGGCTTTGCGCTGCTCATGATGTTGATGCTGGTGGTGACCTACAACGATATCATGAGGGTGTTTTACAGCGGTTGA
- a CDS encoding 1-deoxy-D-xylulose-5-phosphate reductoisomerase yields the protein MKQRIAVLGSTGSIGKNTLAVVREHPEQFEVIGLAAGSNVQEMVRQIREFSPRIVSMASPEAAEQVQREAGPGVRVVCGEEGVSEVATHPEASIVVSAIVGSRGLRPTLAAIRAGKTIALANKETLVMAGSIVMREAEKAGISILPVDSEHSAIFQCLNGERTAEVRRLILTASGGAFRDLPREALGSVTREQALTHPNWSMGAKVTIDSATMMNKGLEVIEARWLFNMPYDRIDVVIHPESIIHSMVEFRDGAVMAQLGTPDMRVPIQYALSYPERLPLTARPLDLIALGALHFRPADFNRYPCLKMAYEAGRAGGTMPAVLNAANEVAVERFLAGEIPFLAIEEVIERVLSMHGCISDPTLEAIEEADRWAREQAKACPVNPSAV from the coding sequence ATGAAGCAACGGATCGCCGTTCTCGGTTCGACCGGTTCCATCGGCAAAAACACGCTGGCGGTGGTCCGGGAACATCCCGAACAATTTGAAGTGATCGGGCTGGCCGCGGGGAGCAACGTCCAGGAGATGGTGAGGCAAATTCGGGAATTTTCACCCCGGATCGTGTCGATGGCATCTCCGGAAGCGGCGGAGCAGGTGCAAAGAGAGGCGGGGCCGGGGGTCCGCGTGGTTTGCGGTGAGGAGGGGGTCTCGGAGGTGGCCACTCATCCCGAGGCTTCCATCGTGGTTTCCGCGATTGTGGGCAGCAGGGGGTTGCGTCCCACCCTGGCGGCGATCCGAGCCGGGAAAACGATCGCTTTGGCCAACAAGGAAACCCTGGTGATGGCCGGATCGATCGTGATGCGGGAGGCCGAAAAGGCGGGGATTTCCATCCTTCCCGTCGACAGCGAGCATTCGGCAATTTTCCAGTGTCTCAACGGAGAACGGACCGCGGAAGTCCGCCGGCTCATTTTGACCGCCTCCGGCGGGGCGTTTCGGGATTTGCCTCGGGAAGCGCTGGGATCCGTCACCCGGGAGCAGGCGCTGACCCATCCCAACTGGTCGATGGGCGCAAAGGTGACCATCGATTCGGCCACGATGATGAACAAGGGCTTGGAAGTGATTGAAGCCCGCTGGCTGTTTAACATGCCCTATGATCGCATCGACGTGGTGATTCATCCAGAGAGCATCATTCATTCCATGGTGGAATTTCGGGACGGTGCGGTGATGGCGCAGCTGGGAACGCCCGACATGCGGGTGCCGATCCAATACGCTTTGAGCTACCCCGAACGCCTGCCGTTGACCGCTCGGCCTCTCGACTTGATCGCCCTTGGAGCGCTCCATTTCCGGCCGGCCGATTTCAACCGCTATCCGTGCCTGAAAATGGCGTATGAAGCCGGCCGCGCGGGAGGAACGATGCCGGCGGTGCTCAACGCGGCCAACGAGGTGGCGGTGGAGCGCTTTTTGGCTGGGGAAATTCCCTTCTTGGCCATCGAAGAGGTGATCGAGCGGGTTCTTTCCATGCACGGTTGCATTTCCGATCCCACGCTGGAAGCGATAGAAGAAGCGGATCGATGGGCCCGGGAGCAGGCGAAGGCTTGCCCGGTCAATCCATCGGCGGTTTGA